The genomic segment GAACAGGAAATACTGTGGTGAGTAGACCCATTTTCATAGAGTTTATATTCTGCTGGGAGGGACAggtaattaaaacattaaaaagaaagaaacattttaaacaatgagAGATGATTAGAAATTAAAGCATGATAATGTGATGGAAGACAGGCAATATTATATGGCATGATCAGTGAAGCCTTCTACAAGGAATTAGTATTTGAGTCCAGACAGCATCTGAATGACAAGGAGCCAGTCTCTGAAAATGGAGGGAAGAGCCCAGGAGTGGAAATCACAAGTAAAAAGGCCAGAATCAAGGATGACTGCAATGTATACTATTCACCTTGCTTTTTCACTTGACAACACAGAAGAGATGGCTCCATGTCTGTCACTGATtaaactgctttttcttttcagcaacTGTATAGGATTCCATTAAATGGATAAACCATAATGCACTTAACTGGTcacatattattatttaattttttttttttttggatccaaGCAATTTTGACaggaatatttttgaatatacaTATTTGCCCATAAGACAGATACATTGGTAAGGACATACCCGGGAAGTAGAGTGATAGGAACAAATGATATGTGCCTTTAATTCTAATTGATATTTAATTGATGTGTCCAGTTGCCCTCTATAGAATTGAACAAATGTGTACTTTCAGCAACAAGGTATGGGAGTCCATATTTCACCCTTAAATTGTGTGTTTGTCCTTCGAGTATCACCTAAATAAATGCtccaaatagcattttaaaattttattttgaacttcTCTCTTCATGAATGAGGTAGAAACTCTTTTCCTATGAGTAAAAACCActtgcttctccttttctgtgaccagtctatccctaccctttgcccatttcttctttgtgattcttcatctttttcttaccAGTTGGCAAGAATTCCTTATGCACTTATGAAATGGGCTTCTTCCATATGTTAGATATGGAAGTTcatctcttgtttcattttgtttaaggTAGTGTCCCACGAATCAAGCTGTTTTACATCTAGTTAACAAATTATGTGTTTTGTGTCATGCTTAGTCAGTCCGTCCTTCAGTGCTGCTGTTCCTCACGGTCTTTTTGTTGGAATTGCTCTGATCCTCCTGTCTCTTCTGTTCTTCGCAGCCGTGTCAGTTGCTACTAAGCGGGTGAATTCCAAATATGTTTCTCTAGCCCACATTCTCCTCACTTATACCCACCTGCCAACCATATAGCTCCATACCCCATGTCAACATTATCCATACTGAATTCACCATCTCCACCTTGTCCGGCCCTCAACCTAGTTATTCTTCTTTTGTGCTCCATCTCAGGGGGCCCGGTCTGCCATCTTCTCCAGGTAATCTGTGTCATCCCtgactcctctttcttttttatccctaAGCAATTTGCACTAAGTTCTGTTATAGCTACCTTCTAAATCTTTCTCTACCCTGTTCACTGCCCTCCATTTCTAGTACCACTTGCCTAAAATGGGCCAACATTATCTCTAACCTGTGCTTCTATCCAGGCTtcctagaaaatgtattttttgtcaTGTCCTTCCCAGTTCCTTCTTAACACAGTAGTCAGTGTTCAGATTGGATCATATCACTTTCCCCTTTGAACATCTTttactgcttttccttcttttcctcttccctgcccacccaccccttctcttttctcctcttttttctttagagtGAAGCCCAAACTTTTAGTATGGCTTGAAAGGCTTGTGTGCTCCAGTGCCTCTAGCATAATCTCTTAATACTTGAAATACTTAGCCCTCCAACCACCCATTCTCACCAATTAGAGTCAGTCCCATCAATAAGCTCCTGGAATGTATAATGGTCTCTTTTGACTTGGTGCATTTGCATatgcttttcctctgcctggatgTTCCTTTCCCAGCTGTCTTTGTTTGGCTCAGCTATCCCTTCTTGCACTTAGGTCCTAACACATCACTTAATCATAACCTTTTCCTGATGCCCCTACCACCCCAACTCTAGGCTAATTTCTTCCCACAGGGTCTTGTATTTTTCCCATTATGGTACCTGTCACATAATATTGCAATGCCTATTTATTTGCCTGAGTCCCCTATAGATTTCAAATTCCACATGGGCTTCATCTTCATTCCTTCAGTAATTTGGGTTGAGGTGCTCAAAATCCTTGGCATTTTGATCACAGTTGAATTCTTGACTGTCAAGTTCTTGGCATGGAACCATCACTCAATAAACAGCTATTTATTACGCATATGGATAAATGAATAACTTCTGGGATTTTCCCAGTGTACCCTAACATTTGTACTTAAGGTTTTGTGCCAGTTTGTCCCCTTTAATATGCCAAGATATTCGAATGTAACATTGTTTAGAAACAGTCACATCAAGGGACTTTATCTTCTTTGTTGGTTTTACATCACAATGTAGATTAGTAATTCTTTAGTAATTAATTCTAAATTAGTAATTCTTCCTTTCAGTGTTTCCTCCCTGTTTCTTTGACAGCAGTAATTCCTCCAGACCATGGGTGGATTAAAGTTCCTTGGTACATTTCTACCCTGTACCACACACTGGACCTGTCCCTGCAAAGCTCACTCTAGTTCCTCTCTACTCCCGAACTGTTAGTGAGGAGACAGTTTTTAGCCAAGCGGGTGCAGGTCTTTATCTCCATGATGGAGGGTAAGAAGTCTCTATGATTCAATGAACAGGCCCCCAAAATGCTTGTTCTTAAGTAACAGTTGTTTCTGTATAAAAGTAACATCCATTGAGAATGATTAGGAGAAATCTGGAAGATACacagtcaagaaaataaaaatgatccaaATCTCATCATATGAGAACagttattaacattttggtgaGTGGCATCACCTACTTCATGGTCCCAGTGTACATCTGTAAACCCAAGTCTACCCTCCTCTGGAGCCTGTGTTCTGGATTACCGGATCTGCCTCAATCAGCATCTTCACAGGTTTGTCCTGGCAGCATTTCAGCCCCACAAGTTCAGCCCAGAAGCCTCCATCACCACCTTTCCAACTTGCTCCTgctcctgtgttctctttttcagCAAATGGCACCACCATGTACCCAGTGACCCAGATTAGAAGTGCCCCTTAACTCCCTTTTCTTTCACACCTCCATATCCAGTCAAGGTTCTGTAGTTTCCACGTCTTGCATATCTCTTGACTCCATGTCCCTAATCCCATGAGTCAGTCCTCTGGTCCAGACTCCTTCATCTTGTCCAGACTCCATCACCTTTCTCCTGTAATAGGGTAGAGCTCCCCAGACAGGCCTCCACGTGCCTGGATCCTTCTCCATACTGTGGCCAGAGGGAGGACACAGGAACAGCAAGTCAACAGCTCACTCTGGGAATTCACTTCTTTCCACTGTTTACAGGGTCTTTCCCCCAATGTCCCCGCCCCTGTTGGACCCTTGTAGCTTGGACCATTCTTTACCCTCCTCTTCTGATTGGCCTCTACTCAACTTCTAGTTCTCCACTTAGTCACCCTTGTTTTACAAGAAATTTTCCCTGACTCCCTCTCCTCTCAAAAAGTCTACCACAGAGACTCCTCCTCAGGAGCCATTCCATCCATTGCCTCTTCACCCTCTCTGTTCCCATCTGTGAGCCCCAGTGGCCAAGCGTTGTGCCTTCTTCATCACTGTGAGCCCATCACCCTGCACAGGGCCCAGTGCATGGTGAGAACCAGCAAGTGTTGATGGGGCCACTGTCTTTAGGTCTAAGGTCTTTACCTCACTGTCTTTGGCCATTCCTCAAAGGAGGGGATGGAGGATGGATCACCTGCTGGGAGACTCTTCTTTTGTGGACACTTTTCCAGGTTCTCTTTCCCCAATCCAGTCCTTGAGTCCCCCCTGGTGGCGTTCCTGACACAGACACCTCCTGACAGAGAAAACTTTAGGGAGCAGAGCTGCCCCCTCTGGCCTGGTCCCTGCCTGCTGTCAGGGCCCACACAAACCTTGTCCCTGCCGCCCGCGCCCCAGCACCCTGCGGATGGCAGCAGTGATTTCGCGGTTGCGCAGGCTATAGATGAGTGGGTACAATAGTGGCGTGACATTGGTGTAGACAAGTGCAAGTGTGCGATCCCGCCGCGGGGAGTAGCTGGACTTGGGCCGCACATACATGAAGGTGGCACAGCCATAGTGCAAGAAGGTGACAGCCAGGTGCGAGGCGCAGGTGGAGGCAGCCTTGCGCCGGCCCCCAGGGGACCGCAGGCGGTGCAAGGCGGCAGTGATGGCGCCGTAGGAGGACAGGATGAGCAGTGAGGGCAGCAGCAGGAGCACCAGGCAGGCGCCCAGCAGGGGAAGCTCATCAACGTAGCTCCGTGTGCAAGCCAGGTCCAATAGTGCCGTGATGTCGCAGAAGAAATGCACCAGCAGGCGGGAGCCACAGAAGGGCAGGTGGAAGATAGCCACCGTGAGCCCCACGGACACTGCCAGTCCCCCAAGGCAACAGGCCAGGGCCAGCCTTGTGCATAGCCCTGGGGTCACTACTGCAGTGTAACGCAGCGGGTGGCAAATAGCTACATAGCGATCGTAGGCCATGGTGGCCAGCAGGAAGCACTCGGCCCCACCCAGAGCCACGAACATCTGCATCTGAACAGCGCAGCCCAGAAAGGAGATGGGGCTGCCCCTGCCAGGGCCTGGTGCGGCCAGGTCGGCCAGGGAGCGGGGCACCACCACCAGAGTGTAACAGAGCTCGATGGCTGACAGCTGGCACAGGAAGAGCAGCATGGGCGGCCGGCTGGGCACTGAGGCCGCGGCCACAAGGATGAGCAGGTTCCCGCCCAGGGTGGCTAGGTGCACGGCCAGCAGCAGCAAGAAGAGCACTGGCCTCAGGTGCGGGAACTCAGAGAAGCCTTGAAGGAGAAAGCCACAGGGCATGGTGGCATTGCTGGAGCTGTCCATGCACTGGCTTGCCCAGATGTACCTGTAGGGAAAGAAATGGGGACAGGGAGAGCTTGAGGGTATAGCTCCTCCACCCCACGGGTTGAGGAAAGGCTAGATGGAATTTAGAGGGTGGGAGGAAGTAGTGGCTGCAGAGAGGGGGTATGGTTCCCAGGTGCATTACCAGCCTCCCTGacactccttcccacccccacacactTCATGTTGGCCTTTTATTAACTTGTGTAGTTTTGCCTGCCTCCTGAACTAGAATTCTCAACCTGCTTTTTCCAAAGAAGCCTTAAATTTAGGCCCTTTCCTTACAGTGTATCACTCTTGACCTCCACTTACAAAGGATTCCCTGCCTTCAGACCCTAGTTGTTATTTGTTGGGTCCTGTATTGCCAGGAGTATTATGCTGCTCTCAGCCTCAGCTCCTCAAGGCAGTGAGTTTGTCTTTATGCCctgtttcagtttcctcctccctgccctacTCTCTCACTTTGAGCTGCTTTCTGTGGTGTGTCACAGAATCACAAAAACAAGATACAGATGAAGACCTTAGTGATAATCTCATACAAcctcatgattttaaaaaggaaaataaagctggTGGGACATATCTAGGGAAGGCTTAACTGCTCATAGAAAGCTAAGAACAGAATCTGCATTCCTGAGGCTGAATGTAGAACTTCCCATGATCCCATAagtagcaccccccccccccccgcaaaaaaaggGGCACTGGGATGAGTTGGTCAATCTGTATTGATTTAACCTTAAATAGAGACCCAGTTCTGTTCCAGGTGCTGAGGCAGACACTTAGGCAGCAGGGAATGAGTAGTGGGAAGGTCTCTCTGGGTGCATCAGGGACAAAATGTccctaacatttttattaatattctctCAACATGAGAAAAAGTGATGTGTATCTGTTCTAACTTGCCTTTCAGAGTTAGCAGTACATTCCAAATTTGCTGACTGAATACAGTTTCTTTCTCAGCATTACCCGGTGACTCATTTGCAGGCAACATTTGGAAAACTTTGAGAGCGTGTAGGTTGGCTGCAATTGTGGCAAACCTCTGCAGTGGGGAACATGAGCTGATGAGGACTTTGAGGCAAATTGGAGGATGGTGTTTGACTTTCCAGTAGTTATTAATGacatctctttttatttccttatctcttttttattaactttaattaTAAGCTCAACTATTATTTCCTCTTAGTGCCTCTGAGTCACTGTTGATGACCAATGTTGGAAGTGGTATTTGTGCATGGTTATTATACCATAGAACGCAAGAGCAATAAAGCCAGTTTAAGGACAACACGTAAATCAGTGGAAGAACTGAAGGAGTGGGAAGAGCTTGATTTTTGCTATCTAATGCTCCTTTTTGAGAGGAGAAATGTGGTGGTTTATATTTTTCAGTATCATTCCATGCTCTTTCTTGTCATCTGAGGGGAGCACCTTCAAACACA from the Lutra lutra chromosome 11, mLutLut1.2, whole genome shotgun sequence genome contains:
- the LOC125080539 gene encoding olfactory receptor 10AC1, producing the protein MDSSSNATMPCGFLLQGFSEFPHLRPVLFLLLLAVHLATLGGNLLILVAAASVPSRPPMLLFLCQLSAIELCYTLVVVPRSLADLAAPGPGRGSPISFLGCAVQMQMFVALGGAECFLLATMAYDRYVAICHPLRYTAVVTPGLCTRLALACCLGGLAVSVGLTVAIFHLPFCGSRLLVHFFCDITALLDLACTRSYVDELPLLGACLVLLLLPSLLILSSYGAITAALHRLRSPGGRRKAASTCASHLAVTFLHYGCATFMYVRPKSSYSPRRDRTLALVYTNVTPLLYPLIYSLRNREITAAIRRVLGRGRQGQGLCGP